Within Runella rosea, the genomic segment CTTAACATACGGCAACTTCGACTTTAGCGTAATAGGCTCGGGTTCGCAGGGCAACCAATTGTGGGTACGTCACTTGTACAGTACTGCCAACCTTGATGGGGTGTTTAACCTTCACAGAGAAGTAAAATATCGCTTCCGCTCAGAAGCCAACCCTGGCAAAGGGTTCTACGGAACCACCGTGGGTGGTGGTACTGCAACGGGTATTGAGCGTGACTGGCAAAACAGCCGTTTCGTAGCCGATGCTTCTTTCTTTACCATCAAAAACATTACGGTAGGTTATACCATCAACAAGCGCAATAAGCTTTTCCGCTCGGCACGCGTGTATGCCTCTATTCAGCAGGCGTTGGTGTTTACCAAGTACTGGGGTGGATCTAACCCTGAGACCAGCGCGCAGCAAAACGGACAAGGTGATGGTGGAAACCTGAGCCCTGGGGTTGATTTGTTCAACTATCCAGTACCACGTACGTCGACGATTGGGGTAAACTTTAATTTCTAGCAAAGTAGATTTAGTTGATTTGGAGGGTGTAAATCCATTTACACTGTGGCTGCACTCCTCCAAATCGCATAAAATCAACTTAAAAACACTGAATAAAACATGAAAAAATCAATCATATTTTCTATTGCGTTAAGTCTAGGGGCATTTAGTTGCAGTGACGACTTCCTTACCGTTACGCCAGAGACTGCGTTGAGTTCGGCCACATTTTTTAAGACTGAAACCGACTTCATACAGGCTGTCAATAGTGCTTATGTTCCGCTGCGAACACTTCATAATATTACTTCTCATTTACTTTCCGAGCAACATTCGGATAATGCACGCTACGTACGTAACGTCTTGTTTGGAGCGACCGAAAACCAGTCGAACTTAGCAGATTTCAACGTACCTACGGCGAATGGTATTACTACCAACGGTAACGTTCTGACGGCTTATCGTCAAAACTACCTCATCATTGCCCGGGCTAACCAGGTATTGGCATTGATTGATGCTTCTACTATCCCTGATGCAACCAAAAAGAATGTAAAAGGGCAGGCACTATTTCTGAGAGCGTTGTCTTATTTGGAAATAGCACGTTACTTTAACCGTGGCCCACTCCAATTAACTCCCGTTAGTGTACGTTCAGAAGCTGCTGCTGCGCTTGGTACAGGCGAACAGTTGTACGCTCAAATCATCAAGGATGCCACAGAAGCCATTGGTTTATTACCCGCAAAATCTGCACAGGAAGCAGGCCGGGCTACTTCCGGAGCCGCTCGTGCTTTGTTGGCTAACGTCTACATGATTCAGAAAAAATGGGCTGATGCCGAAACGCAACTTCGGGCCATTGTATCAAGCGGTGAGTATAGCTTGATGCCCAACTATGCCGATGCATTTTCTAACAGTACAAGCAATAAGAACACCAGGGAGTCGGTCTTTGAAGTGCAGTATTTGGAAGGTTCGCAGGGCCTTAACGGAAACTTTTTGTACAGTATGCTTCCTTTTCCTATCGCTGCCAATGAGTTGGTTACGATTACGGGAACATCTAATCCCCAGCCTTTATCTGGTGAAGGCAACAACATCCCAACGCCCGATTTAATAGAGGCCTATGAAACAGGCGATAAGCGTAAAGAGGCCACGATTGGCACGATTACTTTGGGTGGTGCTTTGCATGCCAACAAAACTTTTCCTTACATCAAAAAGTATGCAAGACCGCATGCGTTGCACAACAACCACGGCATGAACTGGCCCATTTATCGCTACTCAGAAGTGCTGTTGTTCTTGGCAGAAGCATTGATTGAGCAAAACAAATTGGCGGATGCTACTCCTTTCCTCAATCAAGTTCGCACGCGTGCGGGATTGGCCAATACCACTGCCACTACCCAAGCCGCCCTGCGCGATGCTGTGTATCAGGAGCGCCGGGTTGAGTTGGCTTTTGAATCAAAGCGTCTGCATGATTTAGTTCGTACAGGTCGCCTTGAAACCGTGATTAAAGCCTACGGAGACCGGGTCAAAGCTGATAAATTTAGATATTATTTCCCAGCTGAAGGTTTTGTGCCAAGCGATGCTTTCACCAACATTACCCCTTACTACGGTCTTCCTGCTGCCGAGGCAGACTTAAGTCCTAATTTCTAACGTATAGCCCAAAACGAGCCGGTTTCTTCTACAGAGACTGGCTCATTTTGATTTTACAGTGATGAAATTAGAAAAGGATAGCCCATTTTGTAAACGATAGGGTAAAACATACTGACAGACTAGCTTTTGTTACAACAGAAAATTTCATACTAATTACATTTAAAAGCATACACTTTTATGTATCCTAAACACCAGTCTATCCCTAAATTGTTGGCAGTGGGAGCCTTATTCGTACTGGGAGCTTCCTTTACGATTTTAAATAAAACCGAACCAGCTGTCAATGGCCGAGACGACCCAAAAACGGAGAAATTAAAACTCCAACCTGGCTTTAAAGCCGAACACCTTTACAGTCCTTCAGAAAATAACCAAGGTTCTTGGGTCTCAATGACATTTGATGATAAAGGGCGTATGATTGTTTCTGATCAATATGGCGGGTTGTTTCGTCTGAAAATCCCTGCGATTGGCGCGGGTACAACGCCCTCTATTGAGAAATTAGAAATTGGTAAAGCTGTAGGAACCGACACTGTCGGAATGGGCTATGCACAAGGGCTATTGTACGCATTCAACAGCCTTTATGTGATGATCAACAACCGGAGCAACCCTAAGTTTTCGAGGGGTAGCGGCCTGTATCGTTTACAAGATACGAATAACGATGACCAATTTGATAAAGTGACGGTCTTAAGAACCTTCAAAGGGGAAGGAGAACACGGACCGCACAGTATTGTTTTATCGCCCGATAAACAATCTTTATTTGTAGTGGCGGGTAACTTTACACAACCCGGGACGATGGATACTTATCGCCTTCCACCCGTATGGCAGGATGATAATTTGCTGCCCATGATTAAAGACCCACGCGGCCACGATGCCGAACCAAAAGTACCGGCGGGATGGATTGCGAATATTGATCCTGAGGGAAAAAAATGGGAAATGGTAGCTTCTGGCTTCAGAAACCCTTACGATATTGCCTTCAACGAAGCGGGTGATTTGTTTACTTACGATTCAGATATGGAGTGGGACTTTGGCCTTCCTTGGTATCGCCCAACGCGGATTGCTCACGTGACAAGCGGCCTAGAATTTGGTTGGAGAACGGGTACGGCAAAATGGTCGGCCACTTGGCCCGATAACCTTCCTGCCATCGTGAATATCGGACAAGGCTCTCCTACCAACTTGATTCACTTGAAAGATGCCAAATTCCCTGCGAAATACAAAAGAACCCTTTTGGCTTTTGACTGGAGTTTCGGAATTATGCACGCCATTAATCTTAAACCCTCGGGGGCTACCTATGCTGGTGAAAGAGAAGAATTCTTGTCGGGAATTCCCCTTCCTTTGACTGATGGCGCGATAGGTCCTGATGGAGCATTGTACTTCCTCACCGGAGGCCGTCGTCTCGAATCTGATTTGTATCGTGTTTATTATGATGGGCCTGAAAGCACAGCACCTGTTGCTGCTGCGCCAATCAATAAAGACCATGAATTAAGAAGAAGTTTGGAGCGTTTTCACGGTGCACCTAACAGCGCGGCTGTTGCCACAGCTTGGCCATATTTGAAACATCCCGATCGTCACATTCGTTATGCGGCTCGGGTAGCGGTAGAAAATCAGCCAGTAGCAGAATGGCAGGATAAGGCATTAAATGAAAAAGACCCGATTGCCTTAACCAATGCAATGATTGCGTTGGCAAGAGAAGGCAAACCCGATCAAAAAAGTGCCATATTTAAGGCATTGATGTCCATCAACTACAAAGCGCTTTCAGAAAGTCAGCAAATTGATATATTGCGGGCGTTCGAACTTGTACTACTTCGTATGGGGGTACCTGATGCAGCTCAATCAGCTCAAGTCAGTGCCTATCTTAATCCTTTTTATCCAGCTGCTAACGCTGACATCAACCGGGGGTTAAGTAAAGTATTAGTAACGTTGGAGGCTCCTGGTGTAGTAGCTAAAACACTTGCGTTGCTTGAAGCCAAAGAGGTTCCAGCAAACACAACGGCGGGAGGTGCCACGGCCACGGCTTCGGCGGAATTGATTATGCGTAACCCACAGTATGGGTTAGATATTGCAGATATGTTGAAACACATGCCGCCCGCACAGCAGACCTTTTATGCTACCATGTTGAGCGTTGCCAAAAGTGGTTGGACGCCTGAACTGCACGAAAAATATTTCAAATGGTTCAACAAAGCATTTAGTTATAAAGGGGGCCGAAGCTATATTGGATTTATTGAAAGAGCCCGTAAAATGGCGCTGAAAAACGTTCCCGAAAACAAAGTTGCCTACTACGACAAACTTTCGGGTGGCGAGTTGCTGAGCAAAAACGGAAATGATTTGGTCAAACTGGTTTATCCCAAAGGCCCAGGCAAAAACTGGAAATTAGACAATGCACTTCCGTTGGTTGAAGCGGGATTGTCGGGACGGAATTTTGAGCA encodes:
- a CDS encoding RagB/SusD family nutrient uptake outer membrane protein; protein product: MKKSIIFSIALSLGAFSCSDDFLTVTPETALSSATFFKTETDFIQAVNSAYVPLRTLHNITSHLLSEQHSDNARYVRNVLFGATENQSNLADFNVPTANGITTNGNVLTAYRQNYLIIARANQVLALIDASTIPDATKKNVKGQALFLRALSYLEIARYFNRGPLQLTPVSVRSEAAAALGTGEQLYAQIIKDATEAIGLLPAKSAQEAGRATSGAARALLANVYMIQKKWADAETQLRAIVSSGEYSLMPNYADAFSNSTSNKNTRESVFEVQYLEGSQGLNGNFLYSMLPFPIAANELVTITGTSNPQPLSGEGNNIPTPDLIEAYETGDKRKEATIGTITLGGALHANKTFPYIKKYARPHALHNNHGMNWPIYRYSEVLLFLAEALIEQNKLADATPFLNQVRTRAGLANTTATTQAALRDAVYQERRVELAFESKRLHDLVRTGRLETVIKAYGDRVKADKFRYYFPAEGFVPSDAFTNITPYYGLPAAEADLSPNF
- a CDS encoding c-type cytochrome; translated protein: MYPKHQSIPKLLAVGALFVLGASFTILNKTEPAVNGRDDPKTEKLKLQPGFKAEHLYSPSENNQGSWVSMTFDDKGRMIVSDQYGGLFRLKIPAIGAGTTPSIEKLEIGKAVGTDTVGMGYAQGLLYAFNSLYVMINNRSNPKFSRGSGLYRLQDTNNDDQFDKVTVLRTFKGEGEHGPHSIVLSPDKQSLFVVAGNFTQPGTMDTYRLPPVWQDDNLLPMIKDPRGHDAEPKVPAGWIANIDPEGKKWEMVASGFRNPYDIAFNEAGDLFTYDSDMEWDFGLPWYRPTRIAHVTSGLEFGWRTGTAKWSATWPDNLPAIVNIGQGSPTNLIHLKDAKFPAKYKRTLLAFDWSFGIMHAINLKPSGATYAGEREEFLSGIPLPLTDGAIGPDGALYFLTGGRRLESDLYRVYYDGPESTAPVAAAPINKDHELRRSLERFHGAPNSAAVATAWPYLKHPDRHIRYAARVAVENQPVAEWQDKALNEKDPIALTNAMIALAREGKPDQKSAIFKALMSINYKALSESQQIDILRAFELVLLRMGVPDAAQSAQVSAYLNPFYPAANADINRGLSKVLVTLEAPGVVAKTLALLEAKEVPANTTAGGATATASAELIMRNPQYGLDIADMLKHMPPAQQTFYATMLSVAKSGWTPELHEKYFKWFNKAFSYKGGRSYIGFIERARKMALKNVPENKVAYYDKLSGGELLSKNGNDLVKLVYPKGPGKNWKLDNALPLVEAGLSGRNFEQGKNMYNAITCNRCHSMRGEGGSIGPDLTQLGTRFSAKDMLEAIIEPNKTISDQYAATHFTLKNGQTVVGRLTNEDANNYYVSQNPYEPETVMKLAKKNVASHKYSPVSIMYGNLINSLSEEELKDLMAYLMAGGNEKNPMFTAK